In one window of Sphingomonas sp. BGYR3 DNA:
- a CDS encoding HlyD family efflux transporter periplasmic adaptor subunit, which yields MTELSKEPLVAEAEVAAPDELRTRRKRWFGYLAIAIVVAAAAWGVWYWLAMAGRVSTDNAYVGADTAVVTPLVAGPVMDVRVANTQSVKKGDVLVRLDPADAQIAVAQAESALAQAIQRYNQARAQVSAAAGQAGARDADIRQAQARVADAAAAFERARVELSRREALIASGAVSGDELTAARTAFASTRAALDLARAGVASAQAARKAAGGDLGATEALVKGTDRETAPEIVAARARLDQARLDLARTVIRAPVDGVVTNKQIQVGARVAAGSPIMTLVPLRSAYVDANFKEDQLASVRPGQPVELTSDFYGDDVVFHGRVVGFSGGTGAAFALIPAQNATGNWTKVVQRLPVRIALDPAELTRHPLRVGLSMDATIDTRGR from the coding sequence ATGACCGAATTGTCCAAGGAACCGCTGGTGGCCGAAGCGGAAGTGGCGGCCCCGGATGAACTGCGCACGCGGCGCAAACGCTGGTTCGGCTATCTGGCAATCGCCATCGTCGTTGCGGCGGCGGCATGGGGCGTCTGGTACTGGCTGGCCATGGCGGGCCGGGTGTCGACGGACAATGCCTATGTCGGCGCGGACACGGCCGTCGTGACGCCGCTGGTCGCCGGGCCGGTAATGGACGTGCGCGTCGCCAATACCCAGTCGGTGAAAAAGGGCGATGTGCTGGTCCGGCTGGACCCGGCCGATGCGCAGATCGCCGTGGCACAGGCGGAAAGCGCGCTGGCGCAGGCGATCCAGCGATATAATCAGGCGCGGGCTCAGGTCAGCGCCGCCGCCGGTCAGGCGGGTGCCCGCGATGCCGATATCCGACAGGCGCAGGCCCGCGTTGCCGATGCCGCCGCCGCGTTCGAACGGGCGCGGGTCGAACTTTCCCGGCGAGAGGCGCTGATTGCCAGCGGGGCGGTGTCCGGCGATGAACTGACGGCGGCGCGGACCGCCTTTGCCTCCACCCGCGCGGCGCTCGATCTGGCGCGGGCTGGTGTGGCCAGCGCACAGGCGGCGCGCAAGGCGGCGGGCGGCGACCTTGGCGCGACTGAGGCGCTGGTAAAGGGCACCGATCGCGAAACCGCGCCGGAAATCGTTGCCGCCCGCGCCCGGCTGGATCAGGCCCGGCTGGACCTTGCCCGCACGGTCATCCGTGCGCCGGTCGACGGCGTCGTCACCAACAAGCAGATTCAGGTCGGCGCACGCGTCGCCGCGGGCAGCCCGATCATGACGCTGGTGCCGCTGCGCTCCGCCTATGTCGATGCCAATTTCAAGGAGGATCAGCTGGCCAGCGTCCGCCCCGGCCAGCCGGTCGAACTGACGTCCGATTTCTATGGCGACGATGTGGTCTTTCACGGCCGGGTCGTCGGCTTTTCCGGCGGCACCGGTGCGGCCTTTGCGCTGATCCCGGCTCAGAACGCGACGGGCAACTGGACCAAGGTGGTGCAGCGCCTGCCGGTGCGGATCGCGCTGGATCCGGCGGAACTGACCCGGCATCCGCTGCGGGTCGGCCTGTCGATGGATGCGACCATCGACACGCGCGGGCGCTGA
- a CDS encoding DUF2339 domain-containing protein, producing MDAFFILLFGVIAALLWQRLTRIERKMASMAAELAALRSASPDRQPADPWPAIPSPVADEPAPKPQTIVAEFAAEQPPEPVMEPVPVFRAEPLPPPEPGPEPVDTAEPVRGFSFDFEEIFGRRLPIWGGGFALAIAGIFLVRFSIEAGLLTPGVRVAMSFLFGLGLLAGAEAAYRLDERVADPRVRQALAGAGLATLYGAFYLAGTAYGLMGAGPAFAGLAAVTAAAIALSFRFGLPSAVIGLIGGFAAPLLVTSDGANVPLLSFYLILVTGGLAWSGQAQRHRWLSYAALTAGLGWGALMMVAGVSGTSDFAALGVYLIVLGAVLPAFLHARGGPSVPHLVAGGLATLQMAVLVTNAGFAPLTWGMYLLIGAALTALGWRFDTLRLGTLVAAGIGLWLIAIWPRPDPQLLAGVAAAQIAIFAAVPLALHWRGKARLLDLVQLSAVPLIMGAILYSRFGRWAGDASEPMMAAVLAGLAVLPVAGFALSWQRGEQGRTREVLAPLASGALLAFAALLLITPEWAAPIMAMAVSGALIAGQWRRDAPALHAMAWAGAVVTALTLMVTPAFTAELAGLGSRAVPVDMVRAVLRWAAATVPFAALAMTARPRSSRSVAEVGAVALGYGMIAQVLPGVLLAWMAAAGVAALFLSQRSRTAAWLTALAIAGIWALEPLVGWTLAGTMAAIGDPFLASSAIGPRDLALHVAPLCAALILLAWRGATLPVAVRRATLVAVGIVAAILLHSVYKQLFGITSRAAFVQYGMGERTLWQAMLLLAGLAVARLAPVDIRRPAAIGLMTTGLAHFGWFTLILHNPLWYGQDVGPVPVANWLTPAYLVAIAGLVGVQRQWGPVTTGAKVAVDTAIMALISLFALSLLRQGFAGPVLIARGIDPTESLLISLLGIVLALGFLWWGSRGKLRSWRIGSLVLMLGAVVKVFLIDAAGLDGLLRIASFMALGFSLIGIGWVYSRQLSRRTDSAA from the coding sequence ATGGACGCTTTCTTCATCCTGCTGTTCGGCGTGATCGCCGCCCTGCTGTGGCAGCGGCTGACCCGGATCGAGCGCAAGATGGCGTCGATGGCTGCCGAACTGGCCGCATTGCGAAGCGCATCGCCGGACCGGCAACCGGCCGATCCGTGGCCGGCAATCCCATCGCCGGTCGCCGACGAACCGGCCCCTAAACCGCAGACGATCGTGGCCGAGTTTGCGGCCGAACAACCGCCCGAACCGGTGATGGAGCCGGTGCCGGTTTTCCGGGCAGAACCATTGCCGCCACCGGAACCCGGGCCTGAACCCGTTGACACGGCCGAGCCAGTCCGGGGTTTTTCGTTCGATTTCGAGGAAATTTTCGGCCGGCGTCTGCCCATCTGGGGCGGCGGATTTGCGCTGGCCATTGCCGGGATTTTCCTGGTCCGCTTTTCGATCGAGGCAGGCCTGCTGACCCCCGGTGTACGGGTCGCCATGAGTTTTCTGTTCGGGCTCGGCCTGCTTGCCGGGGCGGAGGCGGCCTATCGCCTTGATGAGCGGGTGGCCGATCCGCGCGTGCGTCAGGCGCTGGCCGGGGCGGGTCTGGCGACGCTTTATGGTGCATTCTATCTGGCCGGCACCGCCTATGGCCTGATGGGGGCCGGCCCGGCCTTTGCGGGTCTGGCTGCCGTCACCGCAGCGGCCATCGCCCTGTCGTTCCGGTTCGGATTGCCCAGTGCGGTCATCGGGCTGATCGGCGGATTTGCCGCCCCGTTGCTGGTCACCAGCGATGGCGCGAACGTGCCGCTGCTGTCGTTTTACCTGATCCTGGTCACGGGCGGGCTGGCGTGGAGCGGGCAGGCACAGCGGCATCGCTGGCTGAGCTATGCCGCACTGACGGCCGGGCTGGGCTGGGGCGCGCTGATGATGGTGGCGGGTGTTTCGGGGACGTCGGATTTCGCCGCGCTGGGCGTCTATCTGATCGTGCTGGGCGCGGTCCTGCCCGCCTTTCTGCACGCCAGAGGCGGGCCGAGCGTGCCGCATCTGGTCGCTGGCGGGCTGGCCACGCTGCAGATGGCGGTGCTGGTCACCAATGCCGGTTTCGCCCCGCTGACCTGGGGCATGTATCTGTTGATCGGTGCCGCGCTGACGGCACTGGGCTGGCGGTTCGACACGCTGAGGCTGGGCACGCTGGTCGCGGCGGGGATTGGGCTGTGGCTGATCGCCATCTGGCCAAGGCCCGATCCCCAGTTGCTGGCCGGAGTGGCGGCCGCGCAGATCGCGATCTTTGCCGCCGTGCCGCTTGCCCTGCACTGGCGGGGCAAGGCGCGGCTGCTCGATCTGGTGCAGCTTTCGGCCGTGCCGCTGATCATGGGGGCGATCCTGTACAGCCGATTTGGCCGATGGGCCGGGGATGCCAGCGAACCGATGATGGCCGCCGTTCTCGCCGGGCTGGCGGTGCTGCCCGTCGCGGGATTTGCGCTGTCATGGCAGCGCGGCGAACAGGGGCGGACGCGCGAGGTGCTGGCCCCGCTGGCGTCCGGGGCGCTGCTTGCGTTCGCTGCGTTGCTGCTGATCACCCCGGAATGGGCGGCCCCGATCATGGCGATGGCGGTCAGCGGCGCGCTGATCGCCGGTCAGTGGCGGCGCGATGCCCCGGCGCTGCACGCTATGGCATGGGCCGGGGCGGTCGTGACTGCCCTTACCCTGATGGTGACGCCCGCCTTTACCGCCGAACTGGCCGGGTTGGGCAGCCGGGCCGTCCCCGTCGACATGGTGCGCGCCGTCCTGCGCTGGGCAGCGGCGACCGTGCCGTTTGCGGCACTGGCGATGACCGCCCGCCCCCGATCGTCGCGCAGCGTGGCAGAGGTTGGTGCGGTTGCCCTTGGCTACGGCATGATCGCGCAAGTCCTGCCCGGCGTGCTGCTGGCATGGATGGCCGCAGCGGGTGTTGCCGCGCTGTTCCTGAGCCAGCGCAGCCGGACGGCCGCGTGGCTGACCGCGCTGGCGATTGCCGGCATCTGGGCGCTGGAGCCGCTGGTCGGCTGGACACTGGCCGGGACGATGGCGGCGATTGGCGATCCGTTCCTTGCCTCATCCGCGATCGGGCCAAGGGATCTGGCCCTGCACGTCGCGCCGCTGTGCGCGGCCCTGATCCTGCTGGCATGGCGGGGCGCGACCCTGCCCGTCGCCGTCCGCCGGGCGACCCTGGTGGCCGTCGGCATCGTGGCGGCGATCCTGTTGCACAGCGTGTACAAGCAATTGTTCGGCATCACGTCGCGCGCGGCGTTCGTTCAGTACGGGATGGGTGAGCGGACTTTGTGGCAGGCGATGCTGCTGCTGGCCGGACTGGCGGTCGCGCGGCTCGCCCCGGTGGACATCCGGCGTCCGGCGGCGATTGGCCTGATGACGACGGGGCTGGCGCATTTCGGGTGGTTCACCCTGATCCTGCACAACCCGTTATGGTATGGGCAGGATGTCGGCCCGGTGCCGGTCGCCAACTGGCTGACCCCGGCCTATCTGGTCGCGATCGCCGGGTTGGTTGGCGTGCAGCGCCAATGGGGGCCGGTGACCACGGGCGCGAAGGTGGCGGTGGACACCGCGATCATGGCCCTGATTTCGTTGTTCGCGCTGTCGCTGCTGCGGCAGGGGTTTGCGGGGCCGGTGCTGATCGCGCGCGGCATCGATCCGACTGAAAGCCTGCTGATCTCACTGCTTGGCATCGTGCTGGCGCTCGGTTTTCTGTGGTGGGGATCGCGGGGCAAGCTGCGCAGCTGGCGCATCGGGTCGCTGGTCCTGATGCTGGGCGCGGTGGTCAAGGTGTTTCTGATCGACGCCGCCGGGCTGGACGGCCTGTTGCGGATCGCCAGCTTCATGGCGCTGGGCTTCAGCCTGATCGGCATTGGCTGGGTCTATTCGCGCCAGCTGTCCCGCCGCACGGACAGCGCCGCCTAG
- the katG gene encoding catalase/peroxidase HPI, which yields MNTGNRLIALLLLAGSPLAVASGAAVRGDTAAPAAAPATAETAPAQAANAKEWWPKTLDLTALRQHEAQSSPYGPDFDYAKEFASLDLDAVKADIRKVLTTSQPWWPADYGHYGPFFIRMAWHSAGTYRTSDGRGGSAGGELRFEPLNSWPDNVNLDKARRLVWPIKQKYGRKLSWGDLMVLTGNVAMEDMGFKTLGFAGGRVDSWQPDLVFWGPEAKLLADQRRDAKGNLKMGLAATQMGLIYVNPEGPGGVPDPLAAAMDIRRAFGAMAMDDEETAALIAGGHTFGKAHGAHKPEECVSNDPGASPVEKQGLGWTNKCGKGNAEDSVTSGLEGAWSANPIQFTTQYLDNLYGFEWVKTKSPAGAIQWIPTEPSAASLVPDAHIAGKTHAPIMFTTDIAMREDPGFRKITTRWRENPEEFADAFARAWFKLTHRDMGPQSRYIGKDVPTRTFVWQDPLPKATYAMIADADVAALKGKIAASGLSNTELVRTAWAAASTFRSTDMRGGANGARIRLNPQRGWAVNNPAELDKVLGKLEAIRAEFNRSATGGKQVSLADLIVLAGNVGVEQAAAAGGNAVTVPFTPGRVDATQDQTDVESFALLEPKADGFRNYYTDAAYQGPAEALIDKADMLALTVPEMTVLLGGMRAMGANAGDSKAGVFTSRPGTLTNDYFVNLLSMDNVWTKASAPGVYEGKDRATGTFKWTATPVDLIFGSNAELRAVSEVYASSDGGKLMAQDFAKAWAKVMSADRF from the coding sequence ATGAACACGGGAAACCGTCTCATCGCCCTATTGCTGCTGGCCGGATCGCCGCTGGCCGTTGCCAGCGGCGCTGCCGTGCGCGGCGATACCGCGGCCCCCGCCGCAGCCCCCGCTACGGCCGAAACCGCGCCGGCGCAGGCCGCCAATGCCAAGGAATGGTGGCCAAAGACGCTCGACCTGACCGCGCTGCGCCAGCATGAGGCGCAGTCCAGCCCCTATGGCCCCGATTTCGATTATGCGAAGGAGTTCGCCTCGCTCGATCTGGATGCGGTCAAGGCGGATATCCGCAAGGTGCTGACCACGTCCCAGCCGTGGTGGCCGGCCGATTACGGGCATTACGGCCCGTTCTTCATCCGCATGGCGTGGCACAGCGCCGGCACCTATCGCACCAGCGACGGGCGCGGCGGATCGGCGGGCGGCGAGCTGCGGTTCGAACCGCTGAACAGCTGGCCCGACAACGTCAATCTGGACAAGGCCCGCCGCCTGGTGTGGCCGATCAAGCAGAAGTACGGGCGCAAGCTGTCCTGGGGCGATCTGATGGTGCTGACCGGCAACGTCGCCATGGAGGACATGGGGTTCAAGACGCTGGGCTTTGCCGGTGGCCGGGTCGACAGCTGGCAGCCGGACCTGGTGTTCTGGGGGCCGGAGGCGAAGCTGCTGGCGGATCAGCGGCGCGATGCCAAGGGCAACCTGAAAATGGGTCTGGCCGCGACGCAGATGGGCCTGATCTATGTCAATCCCGAAGGACCGGGCGGCGTGCCCGATCCGCTGGCCGCCGCCATGGACATTCGCCGCGCGTTCGGCGCGATGGCGATGGACGACGAGGAAACGGCGGCGCTGATCGCAGGCGGCCACACGTTCGGCAAGGCGCATGGCGCGCACAAGCCGGAGGAGTGCGTGTCGAACGATCCGGGCGCATCGCCCGTTGAAAAGCAGGGCCTTGGCTGGACCAACAAGTGCGGCAAGGGCAATGCAGAGGACAGCGTCACCAGCGGGCTGGAAGGTGCCTGGTCGGCCAATCCGATCCAGTTTACCACCCAGTATCTGGACAACCTGTACGGGTTTGAATGGGTGAAGACCAAGAGCCCGGCAGGCGCGATCCAGTGGATCCCGACCGAGCCGTCGGCCGCGTCGCTGGTGCCGGACGCGCATATCGCGGGCAAGACCCATGCGCCGATCATGTTCACCACGGACATCGCGATGCGCGAGGATCCGGGGTTCCGCAAGATCACCACGCGCTGGCGCGAAAACCCGGAGGAGTTCGCCGATGCGTTCGCCCGCGCATGGTTCAAGCTGACCCATCGCGACATGGGGCCGCAGTCGCGGTACATCGGCAAGGACGTGCCGACCCGCACGTTCGTGTGGCAGGACCCGCTGCCCAAGGCGACCTATGCCATGATCGCCGACGCCGATGTCGCGGCGCTGAAGGGCAAGATCGCGGCCAGTGGGCTTAGCAACACCGAACTGGTCCGCACGGCATGGGCGGCAGCCTCCACCTTCCGGTCCACCGACATGCGCGGCGGGGCGAACGGGGCGCGCATCCGGCTGAACCCGCAGCGCGGCTGGGCGGTGAACAATCCGGCCGAGCTGGACAAGGTGCTGGGCAAGCTTGAGGCCATCCGCGCCGAGTTCAACCGCAGCGCCACCGGCGGCAAGCAGGTGTCGCTGGCCGATCTGATCGTGCTGGCCGGCAATGTCGGCGTGGAACAGGCGGCGGCGGCCGGCGGCAATGCGGTGACCGTGCCGTTCACGCCGGGCCGGGTCGACGCGACGCAGGATCAGACGGACGTCGAATCCTTTGCCCTGCTGGAGCCCAAGGCCGACGGTTTCCGCAACTATTACACCGACGCCGCCTATCAGGGGCCGGCCGAGGCGTTGATCGACAAGGCGGATATGCTGGCCCTGACCGTGCCGGAAATGACGGTGCTGCTGGGCGGGATGCGCGCGATGGGCGCCAATGCGGGCGACAGCAAGGCGGGCGTGTTCACCAGCCGTCCGGGGACGCTGACCAACGATTACTTCGTCAACCTGTTGTCCATGGACAATGTGTGGACCAAGGCATCGGCCCCCGGCGTCTATGAGGGCAAGGACCGCGCGACCGGCACGTTCAAGTGGACGGCAACGCCCGTCGACCTGATCTTCGGTTCGAACGCCGAACTGCGTGCGGTGTCGGAAGTCTATGCCTCCAGCGACGGCGGCAAGCTGATGGCACAGGATTTCGCCAAGGCATGGGCCAAGGTGATGTCCGCCGACCGGTTCTGA
- a CDS encoding DHA2 family efflux MFS transporter permease subunit, whose amino-acid sequence MASAAAGAAPRGGGQGMVENLTGPRLFLAAFALALANFVVVLDTSIANVAVPTIAGGLAVSPTQGTWVITSYAVADAISVPLTGWLAMRFGSVRWFLISLVGFGIFSLLCGAATSLPMLVLFRVLQGFAGGPLLPLSQTLLMRIFPRDKQPVALAIWAMTTTAAPIAGPILGGLISDNWSWPWIFFVNLPVVAICFFGVSRLVTPFETTVEKKPIDYIGLSLLVLFVGAFQLMLDTGREHDWFESSWIVALAITAVIGFAMFLIWELTERNPVVDIRVFRYRGFIAGVLAISLGFGAFFAQLVLTPLWLQQILGYTATDAGYVVAWVGLFAVIMSPVAARSITRFDVRFMVSGGLLWLVGLAVLRTEWTTDSDYWQLAIPHILQGIGMPFFFVGLTSLALGSVPPDKVVSAAGLLSFIRTLSGAVGTAFATTLWDDGWQQARAQLAPVMNDVDGTMAMLQARGLSEAQARGVLDRLLDAQAATLGAEHVYLIAGAVFLIAAAIVWIAPRPKRGGAISGGH is encoded by the coding sequence ATGGCCAGCGCGGCAGCGGGTGCGGCGCCGCGGGGCGGCGGGCAGGGCATGGTCGAAAACCTGACGGGGCCACGGCTGTTCCTTGCCGCCTTTGCCCTGGCGCTCGCCAATTTCGTGGTGGTGCTCGATACCTCGATCGCCAACGTCGCGGTGCCGACCATCGCCGGCGGCCTTGCCGTGTCGCCGACCCAGGGGACCTGGGTCATCACCAGCTATGCCGTGGCCGACGCGATCAGCGTGCCGCTGACCGGATGGCTGGCGATGCGCTTTGGCAGCGTGCGCTGGTTCCTGATCTCGCTGGTCGGCTTCGGCATCTTCTCCCTGTTGTGCGGGGCGGCTACCTCGCTGCCGATGCTCGTCCTGTTCCGCGTGCTTCAGGGATTTGCCGGCGGCCCGCTGCTGCCCCTGTCCCAGACGCTCTTGATGCGGATTTTCCCGCGCGACAAACAACCTGTCGCGCTGGCGATCTGGGCGATGACGACGACGGCGGCGCCGATTGCCGGGCCGATCCTGGGCGGGCTGATCAGTGACAACTGGTCCTGGCCGTGGATTTTCTTCGTGAACCTGCCCGTCGTGGCGATCTGCTTTTTCGGCGTCTCGCGGCTGGTGACGCCGTTCGAGACGACGGTCGAGAAAAAGCCGATCGACTATATCGGGCTCAGCCTGCTGGTCCTGTTCGTCGGCGCGTTTCAGCTGATGCTGGATACCGGGCGCGAACATGACTGGTTCGAAAGCAGCTGGATCGTCGCGCTGGCCATCACCGCGGTCATCGGCTTTGCGATGTTCCTGATCTGGGAACTGACCGAACGCAATCCCGTGGTCGATATCCGGGTGTTCCGATATCGCGGCTTCATCGCCGGGGTGCTGGCCATCTCGCTCGGCTTCGGCGCCTTTTTCGCCCAGCTGGTGCTGACCCCGCTCTGGCTGCAACAGATCCTTGGCTACACCGCGACCGATGCGGGCTATGTCGTCGCCTGGGTTGGGCTGTTCGCGGTCATCATGTCGCCCGTCGCCGCGCGGTCGATCACGCGGTTCGATGTGCGCTTCATGGTGTCCGGCGGCCTGCTCTGGCTGGTCGGGCTGGCCGTGCTGCGCACCGAATGGACGACGGACAGCGATTACTGGCAACTGGCGATCCCGCACATCCTGCAGGGGATCGGGATGCCGTTCTTCTTCGTCGGGCTGACCTCGCTGGCGCTGGGCTCGGTTCCGCCGGACAAGGTGGTGTCCGCCGCAGGCCTGCTCAGCTTTATCCGGACCCTGTCGGGCGCGGTCGGCACCGCCTTTGCCACCACGCTGTGGGACGATGGCTGGCAACAGGCGCGGGCACAGCTGGCCCCGGTCATGAACGATGTCGACGGCACCATGGCGATGTTGCAGGCGCGGGGATTGAGCGAGGCTCAGGCGCGCGGCGTGCTCGACCGGCTGCTCGATGCGCAGGCGGCGACGCTGGGTGCCGAACATGTCTATCTGATCGCGGGCGCCGTGTTCCTGATCGCCGCCGCCATCGTCTGGATCGCGCCGCGGCCCAAGCGGGGCGGGGCGATTTCCGGCGGCCATTGA
- a CDS encoding efflux transporter outer membrane subunit, which yields MATIAGCASVPALGDRPEIASPTRYAAEQSLAAAPQGQWPADGWWRAMNDPALDALMDEALAQSPDLAVAAARVNAARGLAQQAGAALLPQAGAEASAGGQQQSQNLGVPAQFVPDGIRDVGRIAGTLSFDLDLWGRNRAALAAATSEEQAAEVDANQARLLLTTNIAAAWADLSLLHAQRDVAADAVRVRQATADLTRRRVDNGLDTQGELAQAQSLVPAAQAEVAALDEAIALTRNRLAALAGAGPDRGLAIGRPAAVPMAQGVPASLPVDLIGRRPDIVAARLRTEAAASRIKVARAAFYPNINLSGLIGLQSLGLNQLFDSGSTIVNGGAAISLPLFEGGRLQGQYRGARAQYDEAVARYDATLLQAIREVADATASLNALTGRLDQQRASLAAAENAARIARIRFQGGLANQLTALQADNQVIVARRAVTDLEGRRLQLDVALVRALGGGFSDTGSRLSGARP from the coding sequence ATGGCAACAATCGCCGGGTGCGCCTCGGTTCCGGCGCTGGGCGACCGGCCGGAGATCGCGTCGCCGACCCGCTATGCCGCCGAACAAAGCCTTGCTGCAGCGCCGCAGGGGCAATGGCCGGCCGATGGTTGGTGGCGGGCGATGAACGATCCGGCGCTCGACGCGCTGATGGACGAGGCGCTGGCCCAATCCCCCGATCTGGCGGTGGCGGCTGCCCGCGTGAACGCCGCGCGCGGTCTGGCCCAACAGGCCGGGGCCGCGCTGCTGCCCCAGGCGGGGGCAGAGGCAAGCGCGGGCGGACAGCAGCAGAGCCAGAACCTTGGCGTCCCCGCGCAGTTCGTGCCCGATGGCATCCGGGATGTCGGCCGCATCGCGGGCACGCTGTCGTTCGATCTTGATCTGTGGGGCCGCAATCGCGCCGCGCTGGCCGCTGCGACGTCGGAGGAACAGGCGGCAGAAGTCGACGCCAATCAGGCGCGCCTGTTGCTGACCACCAACATTGCGGCCGCATGGGCCGATCTTTCCCTGCTTCACGCCCAGCGCGATGTCGCGGCGGACGCCGTGCGCGTGCGTCAGGCGACGGCAGACCTGACCCGGCGGCGGGTGGACAATGGCCTGGATACGCAGGGCGAACTGGCTCAGGCCCAGTCGCTGGTCCCCGCCGCACAGGCAGAGGTCGCCGCGCTGGATGAGGCGATTGCGCTGACCCGCAACCGGCTGGCCGCGCTGGCCGGGGCCGGGCCGGATCGCGGCCTTGCCATCGGCCGGCCGGCGGCGGTGCCGATGGCACAGGGCGTGCCGGCCAGCCTGCCCGTCGACCTGATCGGACGGCGGCCCGATATCGTCGCGGCCCGGCTGCGGACCGAAGCGGCGGCCAGCCGGATCAAGGTGGCGCGCGCCGCATTCTATCCCAACATCAACCTGTCCGGGCTAATCGGGCTGCAATCGCTGGGCCTTAATCAGCTGTTCGATTCCGGTTCGACCATCGTCAATGGCGGCGCTGCGATCAGCCTGCCGCTGTTCGAGGGCGGCCGGTTGCAGGGCCAGTACCGCGGCGCCCGCGCGCAATATGACGAGGCGGTGGCCCGCTATGATGCCACCCTGCTTCAGGCGATCCGGGAGGTGGCGGACGCAACCGCCAGCCTCAACGCCCTGACCGGGCGGCTGGATCAGCAGCGCGCCTCGCTGGCGGCGGCGGAAAATGCCGCCCGCATCGCGCGCATCCGGTTTCAGGGGGGCCTCGCGAACCAGCTGACCGCCCTTCAGGCCGATAATCAGGTGATCGTCGCCCGCCGCGCCGTCACGGACCTGGAGGGGCGTCGGCTTCAGCTCGACGTCGCGCTGGTCCGGGCATTGGGCGGCGGCTTTTCCGATACCGGCTCGCGTCTTTCAGGAGCACGTCCATGA
- a CDS encoding TetR/AcrR family transcriptional regulator, whose translation MVPTSTVFSAEPEDDAERTSRDIKREAFVEAARESFLTRGYGATSMSSIAAAVGGSKTTLWSHFPSKEALFAAVVDQMVARYGRAMDVPLDPTEDIAESLRRYAAALMETVHSDPVIELHRLAIGNAGRFPELARTFYERGQARGKARLSVFLGGAMQMGKLRAGDPYVAARQFAGMLFHGSPQQHILSLTGAPSPAEIEAEIDLCVDSFMRAWKPD comes from the coding sequence ATGGTACCGACCAGTACAGTTTTTTCTGCCGAGCCGGAGGACGATGCCGAACGAACATCGCGCGATATCAAGCGCGAAGCGTTCGTGGAGGCCGCGCGCGAAAGTTTCCTGACGCGCGGCTATGGCGCGACGTCCATGTCTTCGATCGCGGCGGCGGTGGGCGGATCGAAGACGACGCTGTGGTCGCATTTCCCGTCCAAGGAGGCGCTGTTCGCGGCGGTCGTGGACCAGATGGTCGCCCGATATGGCCGGGCGATGGACGTGCCGCTGGACCCCACCGAGGATATCGCCGAATCCCTGCGCCGCTATGCCGCAGCCCTGATGGAAACGGTTCATTCCGATCCGGTGATCGAGCTGCACCGGCTGGCGATCGGCAATGCCGGGCGGTTTCCCGAACTGGCGCGGACATTCTACGAACGCGGACAGGCGCGGGGCAAGGCGCGGCTGTCGGTATTTCTGGGCGGCGCGATGCAGATGGGGAAACTGCGCGCGGGGGACCCCTATGTCGCGGCCCGGCAGTTTGCCGGGATGCTGTTCCACGGATCGCCGCAGCAGCATATCCTGAGCCTGACCGGAGCGCCCTCCCCCGCGGAGATCGAGGCAGAGATCGACCTGTGCGTCGACAGTTTCATGCGGGCCTGGAAGCCGGACTGA